One window from the genome of Anopheles coluzzii chromosome X, AcolN3, whole genome shotgun sequence encodes:
- the LOC125906819 gene encoding uncharacterized protein LOC125906819, translating into MALRAKIMEMEQRQTFTDGRLVHPEELKHLIPEFSDGLGINKWINTIRYNSELYGWQDRTMLLYAGSRLTGAASEWYNGFRNTLKTFDEFADTIKKAFPDRCNEAVIHSQLASVYKKISESYTSYVYRVNALGMSGHVSEEAIITYVIRGLSRDPLYDSLVTKDYRDIYDLIDNIKRYESHLLLRKNPERRSPSHINTISPRPIPPRQTTTEPLRCYNCSNHGHHSSQCTQPRRAPGSCFRCGSTSHVIRNCPVPDRRQLTVAAVQGNDNETAHLDSGENGNFVQLEAYQEL; encoded by the exons ATGGCGCTACGAGCAAAAATTATGGAAATGGAACAGCGGCAGACGTTTACGGATGGTCGATTGGTTCATCCCGAGGAGTTGAAACATTTGATACCGGAATTTTCTGACGGCCTCGGTATCAATAAGTGGATCAATACGATTCGCTACAATAGCGAATTATATGGATGGCAGGATCGCACGATGCTTTTATATGCAGGCAGTCGGTTGACTGGAGCAGCAAGCGAATGGTACAATGGCTTCCGTAACACTTTGAAGACATTCGACGAATTCGCTGACACAATTAAAAAGGCTTTTCCTGATCGCTGTAACGAAGCCGTTATTCATAGCCAATTAGCATCGGTCTACAAGAAAATTTCTGAGTCGTACACAAGCTATGTATACCGAGTAAATGCGCTGGGAATGTCAGGCCACGTGAGTGAGGAGGCTATCATAACTTATGTCATCAGAGGACTTTCTCGTGACCCTCTCTATGATAGCCTTGTGACCAAGGATTACCGCGATATTTACGACCTGATTGACAACATTAAGCGATATGAATCCCATCTTCTGTTGCGCAAAAACCCAGAACGCCGCAGCCCATCTCACATCAACACCATTTCCCCGAGACCGATTCCACCAAGACAAACGACGACAGAACCTCTTCGATGTTATAACTGCTCGAATCATGGACATCATTCATCGCAATGCACACAACCTCGCCGAGCTCCGGGTTCCTGTTTCCGATGTGGTAGCACATCACATGTCATTCGCAACTGTCCTGTCCCAGATAGACGTCAACTAACGGTTGCTGCGGTACAGGGCAACGACAATGAAACAGCGCATCTAGATTctggggaaaatggaaacttcGTTCAACTTGAGGCCTATCAGGAG CTCTAA
- the LOC120948807 gene encoding dihydropyrimidine dehydrogenase [NADP(+)] has translation MSCASVLTSKDLPDIESLLALNPRVKQSCSLVPTTVTKKVKKHWKRNEDRSCTSCTPLTNDFSDIKHTTLSERAALKEAARCLKCADAPCQKSCPTQLDIKSFITSIANRNYYGAAKAIFSDNPLGLTCGMVCPTSDLCVGGCNLAAVEEGPINIGGLQQFATEVFKRMGLRQIVPPGVAPLKHPNKRIALLGGGPASLSCATFLGRLGYRDVTVYERRSYLGGLSSAEIPQYRLPVEVVNFEVDLVKDLGVRFELNRALSAQDLTVRGLLDGGVDAVFLGIGLPQPKVDRVFEGLTEEHGFYTSKSFLPQVADGSKPGLCGCKQSAKLPTLNGNVIVLGAGDTAFDCATSALRCGARKVFVVFRKGNNNIRAVPEEVELAREERCEFIPFMAPREVIVRAGRIAAMEFYRTEQDETGNWVEDQDQITRLKANYIISAFGSGLYDADIISALDGLKMNRWGLPEVDPKTQQTSLPAVFCGGDLAGAAETTVESVNDGKTAAWYMHCYLQGIPLDTKPELPLFYTEIDKVDLSVEVCGVRFENPFGLASAPPTTSTAMIRRAFEQGWGFAVTKTFALDKDMVTNVSPRIVRGVTAGQHYGPQQGAFLNIELISEKCCDYWLTGIRELKRDFPSRVLIASIMCTYSEPDWVELASRAEAAGADMLELNLSCPHGMGESGMGLACGQDPELVYNISRWVRGAVRIPFFVKLTPNITDIVSIAQAAKRGQADGVSAINTVQGLMSLRADGSPWPAVGADRRTTYGGVSGNATRPQAMRAISLIANKLPGFPICGIGGIDSAEVALQFIQCGAPILQICSSVQNQDFTVIEDYILGLKALLYLRANPPPEALPWDGQSPPAAKLQKGKPVAPLRGEDGKPLLHFGEYKKQREEKLAQLRLQHGPLWDPCAAEPGTNGHAPVRTESATPAAVPRVKDVLGGALPRIGDYKKLDNTKQVVALIDDDLCINCGKCYMTCADSGYQAIEFDSVTHLPHVNDDCTGCNLCLSVCPIIDCISMVPKKIPHVIKRGRPNGSVAVHALSPSQ, from the exons ATGAGTTGTGCTAGTGTTTTGACCAGCAAAGACCTGCCGGACATTGAG agCCTGCTCGCTCTCAATCCGCGCGTGAAGCAGTCCTGCTCGCTGGTACCGACGACCGTGACGAAGAAGGTGAAGAAACACTGGAAGCGCAATGAAGACCGCTCCTGCACGTCATGCACCCCGCTCACGAACGACTTTTCCGACATCAAGCATACGACGCTGTCCGAGCGGGCAGCGCTGAAAGAGGCAGCCCGCTGCCTCAAGTGTGCCGATGCACCGTGCCAGAAGTCCTGCCCGACGCAGCTGGACATCAAGAGCTTCATCACGAGCATCGCGAACCGGAACTACTACGGTGCGGCCAAGGCCATCTTCTCGGACAATCCGCTCGGGCTGACGTGCGGCATGGTCTGTCCGACCAGCGATCTGTGTGTGGGCGGCTGCAATCTAGCCGCAGTCGAAGAGGGCCCCATCAACATCGGCGGTCTGCAGCAGTTCGCGACGGAGGTGTTCAAGCGGATGGGGCTGCGGCAAATTGTGCCGCCGGGCGTGGCACCGCTAAAGCATCCGAACAAGCGCATTGCCCTGCTGGGCGGCGGGCCGGCCTCGCTGTCCTGTGCTACCTTCCTGGGGCGGCTCGGCTACCGGGACGTGACGGTGTACGAGCGGCGCTCGTACCTTGGCGGCCTGAGCTCGGCCGAAATCCCGCAGTACCGGCTGCCGGTCGAGGTGGTGAACTTCGAGGTGGACCTGGTGAAGGATCTGGGCGTCCGTTTCGAGCTGAACCGGGCCCTGTCGGCGCAGGATCTGACCGTGCGCGGGCTGCTGGACGGGGGCGTGGATGCGGTGTTTCTGGGCATTGGGCTGCCGCAGCCGAAGGTGGACCGCGTGTTCGAGGGGCTGACGGAGGAGCACGGGTTCTACACGTCCAAGAGCTTCCTGCCGCAGGTCGCCGACGGTAGCAAGCCGGGCCTGTGCGGGTGCAAGCAGTCGGCCAAGCTGCCCACGCTCAATGGCAACGTGATCGTGCTCGGCGCGGGCGACACTGCATTTGATTGTGCGACGTCGGCGCTGCGCTGCGGTGCCCGCAAGGTGTTCGTCGTGTTCCGGAagggcaacaacaacatacgCGCCGTGCCGGAGGAGGTCGAGCTGGCGCGGGAGGAGCGCTGCGAGTTCATACCGTTCATGGCGCCGCGGGAGGTGATTGTGCGGGCGGGGCGCATTGCCGCGATGGAATTCTACCGGACCGAGCAGGACGAGACAGGAAACTGGGTGGAGGACCAGGATCAGATCACACGCCTGAAGGCAAACTACATCATTTCCGCGTTCGGGTCCGGGCTGTACGATGCTGACA TCATTAGCGCACTGGACGGGTTAAAGATGAACCGCTGGGGACTGCCGGAGGTAGACCCGAAAACACAACAGACCTCCCTGCCCGCCGTCTTCTGCGGGGGCGATCTGGCGGGCGCGGCCGAAACGACGGTCGAATCAGTGAACGACGGCAAGACGGCGGCCTGGTACATGCACTGCTATCTGCAGGGAATCCCGCTCGACACCAAACCCGAGCTGCCCCTGTTCTACACCGAGATCGACAAGGTCGACCTGTCGGTGGAGGTGTGCGGCGTGCGATTCGAGAATCCGTTCGGGCTCGCGTCTGCCCCTCCGACCACCAGCACCGCCATGATACGGCGCGCGTTCGAGCAGGGCTGGGGCTTTGCCGTGACGAAGACGTTCGCGCTGGACAAGGACATGGTGACGAACGTGAGCCCGCGCATCGTGCGGGGCGTGACGGCCGGCCAGCACTACGGTCCGCAGCAGGGCGCCTTCCTCAACATCGAGCTCATCTCGGAGAAGTGCTGCGACTACTGGCTGACGGGCATCCGGGAGCTGAAGCGTGACTTCCCCAGCCGCGTGCTGATCGCGAGCATCATGTGCACGTACAGCGAGCCGGACTGGGTCGAGCTGGCGTCAAGGGCGGAAGCGGCCGGAGCCGACATGCTCGAGCTCAACCTGTCCTGCCCGCACGGGATGGGCGAGTCGGGCATGGGACTGGCCTGCGGTCAAGACCCCGAGCTGGTGTACAATATTTCGCGCTGGGTGCGCGGTGCCGTGCGCATACCGTTCTTCGTGAAGCTCACGCCCAATATTACCGACATCGTGTCGATCGCGCAGGCGGCCAAGCGCGGTCAGGCGGACGGCGTGTCGGCGATCAACACGGTGCAGGGGCTGATGTCGCTCCGGGCGGACGGCAGCCCGTGGCCGGCCGTCGGTGCTGACCGGCGCACCACGTACGGTGGTGTGTCGGGCAACGCCACCAGACCGCAGGCCATGCGGGCCATCTCGCTGATCGCGAACAAGCTACCCGGCTTCCCGATCTGCGGCATCGGCGGCATCGACTCGGCCGAGGTCGCGCTGCAGTTCATCCAGTGCGGTGCGCCGATCCTACAGATCTGCTCCTCCGTGCAGAACCAGGACTTTACCGTCATCGAGGATTACATACTGGGACTGAAGGCGCTGCTCTATCTGCGCGCGAACCCGCCGCCGGAAGCACTGCCCTGGGATGGCCAGTCGCCGCCAGCGGCCAAGCTGCAGAAGGGCAAACCGGTCGCTCCGTTGCGGGGCGAGGACGGCAAGCCGCTGCTGCACTTCGGCGAGTACAAGAAGCAGCGGGAGGAGAAGCTGGCCCAACTGCGCCTCCAGCACGGTCCACTGTGGGACCCGTGTGCGGCCGAGCCCGGCACGAATGGACACGCGCCGGTCAGGACCGAGTCGGCCACGCCGGCTGCTGTCCCGCGCGTGAAGGATGTGCTGGGCGGGGCACTGCCCCGCATCGGCGATTACAAAAAGCTGGACAATACCAAGCAGGTTGTCGCACTGATCGACGAT GATCTGTGCATCAACTGTGGCAAGTGCTACATGACCTGTGCCGACTCCGGCTACCAGGCGATCGAGTTCGATTCGGTAACGCATTTGCCGCACGTCAACGACGACTGTACCGGGTGCAACCTGTGCCTCTCCGTCTGTCCCATCATCGATTGTATCAG CATGGTGCCGAAAAAGATTCCACACGTCATCAAGCGTGGTCGTCCGAACGGGAGTGTCGCAGTGCACGCGCTCAGCCCATCGCAGTAG